Genomic segment of Camarhynchus parvulus chromosome 1A, STF_HiC, whole genome shotgun sequence:
ctaagTTCTACCCTGACTTAGTGGGGATTGAACTGGATAGTTTCACTTagataatttccttttctcctctcaaATTTGAAAACCAAGAACCAatcataagaaaataaatataaaagcttGAACTAGCAACTCAATACAAAAATCCAGCAGTAGCATGAGTTTTCCTTCACTAAAATAGCTTTTATGGAGACTTAAAAATTCCTATGTATGGAAGAAGATTCCATTTGATGACTTGTGTTTTCAGAGGTCACCTTGGAAAGTCATATAGCACcttcttgtaattttttgttgtaACAGAAGTACTAATGTTTACTATGTATActgacaagaaaaaagaaattgttgtGTTGTAACAGAAATTTATTTCCTAGACACAGGGTTTGCACTCAAATTGAATGTCAGAATAGTAAGATATTTCATTAAAGTATAGCTTGAATTTTGATGTTAAGTTGTTAagctagaaatatttttgtatccCTCTAGTGTGAAAAGACTTGGAACTTAATGAAACAGCTGGAAGATCTTCAAATAATTTCTCACGTTAAATATCTGCAGGAAGATATTTATACAATGAAAACATGGTCTAGCagcataattaaaaaacaagaagaacTGGAGAAGAATTTAACAAGCCTTTTTCATGCAGTTTCAAGCGCTGAACAGAACGCAGCTTCTGTAGCAAAAAATGTAACATTGACAATTGTGACAGTAAAAACTGACATAAGGCGCATTTCAGGCCTGGTCTCGGACATGACTGCACTGACAGATTCTTTGCAAACACTAGAAGATAAAGTGGAAAAGGGTGAAAAAGCAACAGTAAAAAACATAGGTGACCTCCTTACCAGTAGCATTGACCGAAGTACGAAAATACAAAGCCTGGCATCCAGTAATGCAAGGAAAATCGAGCAAATTAGGACAGCACTGTCTGAGTTAAGGAGCGATTTTAACAAGCATTCCGATAGACTTTTGAATCTTGAAGGTGACAGAGCAAAAGTTCTGAAGACAGTTACATTTGCTAATGATTTAAAACCCAAGATGTACAAAGTTAAAAAGGAGTTTGCCATCTTGGAGCCCTTAATAAATGACCTAACACTGAGAATAGGAAAATTAGTGGAAGAGGTCTTACAACGGGAGAAGGAAATTGCTTTACTGAATGAGAAATTGGCCAATCTAACAAGAGTTCAAACTGAGATCAAGGATGTGAATGATGAAATAACCAAGATTTCAGACATTAATTGATCACTGAAAGGCCACTGCCTAAAGAATAGTGTTTGAGAAGTGTTAACTCTTATAAAGTGTAGTACTGAGACAATATTTAAAGGGTTCGTTTAGAAGCACACCTAAACCTGAAATTTGTCATATTCCTTTGAATGGGACAGGAAAAAGTCATACTTATTTCAAGGGAGAAATAATAATGTGAACAAAAAACGTACCTctttgcatgtatttttctttctgaagaatgAGAGATGCTATATTTAATAAATTGCTTGTTTTGTACAATAAAGCAGTGTTAAAGTATAAAATTATGCTCTTAGCTTTAAAGTATGCTTTCATGAAGAAAGCAGGACCCAAGAATGACAGATTCCAGTTTCGCTTTCCTGCtgcaaaggaaggaaggaatagAATTGTGGTTTCCAGCTAAACAAGAGGTAGTCCAACAGCAGTAGCACTTTGTCTCTATTCACTCTGATTTTTGTGAActagtttctttttaaaataatatttaacaaGGTAAATGCAGCAAAGCAAGAAATGCTCAGAAATATTGCAGATGCCTTCCAGAAAGTTTGTCACATATTTAGATGGAATAATTTATATAAGGCTTTGTGTAAGGCTTTTATAATTATAAAAGCCTTACAAAAGGCTTTTATATCAAAATTACTGATTAAGTGATTAAATCAAAATTACTGTGCAGCACCATTCTGTCTTTAAAACACAGAACGCTCTATAGGGACAATGCTCTGAAAGACCCAATAATGCTGCTGATGGCTTTATCCCAGTGTCACAGTGTCTGCTCAGGAATCCTAACAGTGTTAGTCATTCATTATTTCTTAGTCTGTAAAATACTATAGTGAGCAGCAGAATTAGCACAGAAGCTGCTATCCCAAAAGGCTACTGCTATGAACTACTGGGACTATTTAGGTGCTGAAGAACAACAGATTTGAGACGTTTGAAAATGAAGTAGGCAGTAACAAGATAGTGGGAATGGTTTTAGCAGAGGAAGGTGGGGGAGAGAAGTGCTTtaaataggaataaaaatggCTGTAAATATCAATTAGAAGTGACACAGCAACTCAGAAAATCCctgtaaattaaattatatcCAGAAGTGTAAGTGTATAGTAAAGCCTTTATAACTTTTCAGTTTGCCATACCTTAACATCTAGCAGCTACTAGACTCTTGATGGTATGGAAGATACAAGCATTCCCCTCCCTCACTGTTGTCATCCTTATTCAGCATTCCATGTATTTTGGTCTGCTTCATGTTGCTGGTCTTCTGTACCTTCTTTGCTTCATTTGCCCACAGTCAACTTCCAATACTTTGTTtaaagttttcctctttttggtACAGGTCCATTCCTATCTCCCCCTTTCTTCTACCCCTTTCCAGTCCACCTGACAGATGGCAAGAATAAACCTGTCAAAAGACAAGTTTTCCTAGAGTATCCACAGATACTCTACCAACCCCTGTCCCTTTGCTCTTCCACACAGTTCTTGAGTGAGTTCCTGAAAATAACCAAATGACATTTGAAGGAGGCAGCAAAATTAAAGAACAGCCATGGTAAAGTATGCATTGCTTATCATGCCTGAAGCAATGTATGTACACATGCACATACACCTTAGGGGTTTGAGGGttacataataaatatattgtGGATTAAAGGCATCACAGGCTACAGTCACTTTATTCACTTTGCTTTCAATTTTATGAATGCATCATTTGTGGTCAGTAGCCAGTCAGAATCTGGAGAGGCAGAACCAGAGAACCGGTAGAGCAACATCTACACAAgtgatgtggaaaaaaatacattccagCTGCACAGTTAATCTGAGCAGCCTTGACACAGCAGAGGTCTGTCTGCATGAAAAGAGTGTACTTACTCCTTGGAACAGCAACCAGAAAACAAGCCAGGATAAACAACTGTGGATTTCACTTTCAACCTCCAAATTCTAGAACACGTCTCCCAGTGAAAAGCTGAGTGTGCAGTCCTGTGCATGGTCTCCAAGGGAAGTGAAGCATGTAAAAAATGTTACAGGACCATTCAGTTCCCTTTCCCTTTAAATGTATGCAGACTTCCTACAGATTACCCTTACTTCCCAGGATAATCCTCTCAGAAACTTTTCTTGCTGcaagcaagacaaaaaaattaagtcacAAAGGAAAAgtttacttgaaaaaaatattttggaataatCTGTATCTCAAGTTATCACACCACTGTACTGACCTCAGCATTAAGGCGAGCGATTGGAAATTCTCCATAATCCACACAGGTATTACAAATCTCTATTTGACCTTCAGGCACACATCTCCACTGTACTAAAAAATTGGAAGTTTTGTAGTAGCTTTATAATTATACTGCTCTaagcagggaggcagagagcTCCTTCAACAGTGGGAAAGGTGAGCAGAGAGTGaggtatttttcaaaaatttaaagcaGACAGGTAACCTTGCCTCTGTGTTTTAGTAGTGTCAGTGGTGGGGAGAGTATTGGCTCAGTGAAAGTACAACCCCTTAGTTCATTTCTAGGGTCATGCAGTGATACTCTGCAATATTATCAAATTATTGAGAGATTCaggtaataatgaaaattacagCTATACTACTTAAAACAGATCATCCCACTGAGCCCAAACTGTAGTGACATTCAGGCcatctttgcttttaatttagcTTTCAGGTACAAAACTGGCCaattgaaaaaaacaacccaaaagcCAGCAACAGCATTAAATGATCAATGATGAAAAATTACATGAGCAAATGAATcccaaaagaataaaatctaCTTTTAGACACCAGAACATCTGCTTAGTCAAGAATTTTCTGCTAGCAGTATCTTTCTCCCTAGCACTGAGTTACAAAAATTGTATTCTGTAACAAAGCCATGCAGCTATTAAGCTCATCTACCCAAGGTACTCATATTTGCTATAAAAAAGCAGGATGTTTATTGTTTTCACTGTGAACTACATCATTTctatgtaaaaatgtaaatgagtTACAAGTATTTGTATTATTACAGCCCATTTTAAAATGATATGCAACAGACATTTCCGCAAGTATCAGTGAGCGTCAGCACATTTCATCTGTAGTACAGCCTGATACAAACACCATGTGCAAATGCAGTTGTTACTCCAAATTTATATATATGGTAtgctttaaaccagaaagctcaTCTCAGCTCCAAAACCAGCAAGAAAGTATGTTTTCTCCTTCATAAAATATACACAAGCAGCATATACATAATCCATGTTTTACAGAGCACTTTGGGGTTTATTGATGGGTCTGGAGTTACCTAAGTTCAAAATGGGGTACCTCTTTTGGATACAGGACTTTCCTTGCAATGTAAGGGCAAATCCACCAAAAGTACCATTGCTCTATCTCAACCTTCAGAAAATGTACCAGGCATTATGCACAAAGCAGTTATCAATGACAAAGTTGAccttttaaatgcattttaatactACATTTTTCCCACTGAAGCTTATTTAAAATACCAGCAGGCAACCCTTTAAGCAACATCCTTTCCTAACAAGCATCTGAACAATCCTATGGCTGAATGTCAATGAAGCTGGCAGCTGCAAGGCAATTCTCTCCCCCTCTTGCGTTTTCCACTGAAATACAACACTGCAAGGAGCACTAAGTGTATTTTCCCTTCCTCAGTTACAGGAGAGGAACTGCTGGCTACTCCTTGTAGTCTTATCTCAGGTCTACCTTGATAAAATTATCTAAGCATCTTTAAAAGATAGTTTCAGGTCTACCCAGTGAGCAATAAGAAAATGGACTTAAGATGCTCTTATTGTTGTATTTTAAACAACTGTGCAACATGGACTCAATCCTAGAGGAAAAGGGTGTGATTTTGCCACATACAGAATGAGAGCCTTGAGAAATTTAGCTCAGCACTAGATTGCTTGACAGACTACCTCACTACATGAGCCAAGCTTGTCTCAGTCTTCTGCCAGccttaaaatttttcttcacttttcccAGGATTAGAAGGAActttcagcaaagaaagaagaatcTACTGAGTTAAAAAATACCTCTAAAGAAACTGATTTTCAGTACACAAAAGTGACAGTTTTGCCTAGCAAGCTGCACCATACACATAACTTCAAAAGGTGATTTAACAGTCTTAATACAAGATCAAGTCATAGTAAGGGCTCTTCTCCAAGGAAGCTCTTACAAGTATTTAATGACtcattaaataatttcagagcTTCCCATTCATGATGGGAAAAAGATTTACATACTTTtagcatgaaataattttaattcaacAACAAAGTACTTGTacaagtattttatttagaCTTAGGGTCTAAATTTGACTTTGCTGCATAATGCAGGCAGATACCAGCCGCTCTGAGTGCCTTTATTACTGTCATGGTGACAGGGAAATGGATGTAGTTCTAGCTTTTACTCTACATTCTGAAAGGCAACAATTCAAAATAAGACCCAGCTTTCTTGTTTAGCATAATCATTCAAAGTCTTGGAAATTGGAGGATTTTCCCAGGGGGTGAGAAGCTCAGTGCTACAATAGCAGGCACATCTGACTCCAGCAAGATGCAGCAGTCAGTACATTTATGATATTCCAATGGCACCTGCCTGATTTGTCCTTTTGGCTCTGAAGGAGCCAAGTCAAGATGAAGAAGCAGTATAACAGAAGTAAGTGCCAAGCTAAGTTCAGTATCAACACCTCACATGCTATAAGGCAGCCTATCcacagaactgcaaaaaaaccacatcaGCTCCAGCTCTACTTTGTGGCAAAGCAGTACTGGATAGGGTGTAGTGATTACCAACTGTGTGTTATTGAACAGGTGAAATGCAGAAGGCAGCACCATCTCCCTCCACTAagacttgagaaaaaaaatcagaaataaataccTTTACATTGCCTTAATTGTCTCCTCTTGTGTGCTGAGGAGCATGTATTTCTTCACATCAAGGTCCAGAAAACCTGGTATGGCTCCTTGAGCTGCAGAAATACATGGTTCAACCATAATTCAGTATTATactaattcagaaaaaaataactgaaataaaaaactaCAGCTGTAGCAAAGATAGGGAAAAGCTGGCAAGTTTTTCAAAACTTTAGAATAAAAGACaagccatttttattttcttgtaaagCTGAAGTACACCATTAGTAgtcaaatatatttgaaaatctTTATTAACATCAGCTTTTCTCTAGTTAAGAGGTAGCAACTACTGTTTAATTCCACAGGACAATCAGAAGGGCCAAGTTCTTTGGTGTGGTTCAAAGccaacagaagcagaaattagTC
This window contains:
- the IKBIP gene encoding inhibitor of nuclear factor kappa-B kinase-interacting protein isoform X2 gives rise to the protein MSEIKPRKKGISSSKTSEGSQKADKHSNYGKLASPRTSNNHSSFWMDSRTSLSIISLAVCLVVSWFLFQQSGQFADLERKYSFLHQEAEKIMDVGNKVNLISEKCEKTWNLMKQLEDLQIISHVKYLQEDIYTMKTWSSSIIKKQEELEKNLTSLFHAVSSAEQNAASVAKNVTLTIVTVKTDIRRISGLVSDMTALTDSLQTLEDKVEKGEKATVKNIGDLLTSSIDRSTKIQSLASSNARKIEQIRTALSELRSDFNKHSDRLLNLEGDRAKVLKTVTFANDLKPKMYKVKKEFAILEPLINDLTLRIGKLVEEVLQREKEIALLNEKLANLTRVQTEIKDVNDEITKISDIN